In Candidatus Chlorohelix allophototropha, one DNA window encodes the following:
- a CDS encoding transposase: MGWEVCHCGKELGENWAELSNYPPDIRRLIYTTNSVEGYHRQLRKVIKTKGAFPSAESVKKLFYLANCDITSDWTMPIPN; the protein is encoded by the coding sequence ATGGGGTGGGAAGTATGCCATTGCGGTAAAGAGCTGGGAGAAAATTGGGCGGAGCTGTCCAACTATCCACCTGATATCCGGCGGCTGATCTACACCACGAATTCCGTCGAGGGCTACCATCGCCAATTGCGTAAAGTGATCAAAACCAAGGGGGCTTTTCCCTCCGCGGAGTCAGTAAAGAAGTTATTTTACCTGGCAAATTGTGATATTACCAGCGATTGGACCATGCCG